A single window of Nicotiana tomentosiformis chromosome 1, ASM39032v3, whole genome shotgun sequence DNA harbors:
- the LOC104087456 gene encoding zinc finger CCCH domain-containing protein 5 isoform X2 gives MTEPISIEEDDQQVSELQQCGAAATICKNRKEKRKLTKKEKRKQKRKELAEKARQEEEAKLNDPKELRRIQLEEEKEKERLERERREFEERERIFLEELARKKAQEEEEGERRRAKDEEEKAKQSQVALENESDGDDEWEYVEDGPPEIIWQGNEIIVKRNKVKVKKKDPNHVIVKEDPNRPTSNPLPPQSEVFADYKNASSLSAQQLLENVALQTPNFGTEQDKAHCPFHLKTGACRFGSRCSRVHFYPDKSCTLLMKNMYAGPGLAWEQDEGLECTDEEVERSYEEFYEDVHTEFLKFGEIINFKVCRNSSSHLRGNVYVHYKDIDSAVLAYRSINGRYFAGKQITCEFVSVTKWKVAICGEFMKSKLKSCSRGTTCNFIHCFRNPGGDYEWADLDKPPPRYWLKKMAALFGYTDESVYDRRLELKNSEWTLNSYKMPTADSDRHRSVMSDSRDRRSRSRENRSSRIHYRDYDGHKRAHQERDGSIDRKRRKILDKKRYVEETGQHEEETNQHGKNRYHSSDSDGGLSEREREGVIRRSHSRRKRSRIHHNEKMGHRHCNGDSKRGVSHSDSDDDLPEKSRYRDAGSGNKGRGSRHWKEDQSTDSSDEWLSEIRDRNCHHKKTKRRSRSRRHDSAPSSPDRRDKRRASHDSNTTGDWTAAATDKRKPSSNKSVDSDRDYQYHHNEDIEERGRWEPDEGATATLSKSS, from the exons ATGACggaaccgatatcaatcgaagaagACGACCAGCAAGTATCGGAACTTCAACAGTGCGGTGCGGCGGCGACGATATGCAAAAATCGCAAGGAGAAACGGAAGTTGACGAAGAAGGAGAAGCGGAAGCAGAAAAGGAAGGAACTCGCCGAGAAGGCGCGCCAGGAAGAGGAGGCTAAGCTGAATGATCCGAAGGAGCTTCGCAGGATTCAGCTGGAGGAGGAGAAAGAGAAGGAGAGATTAGAGAGAGAAAGGAGAGAGTTTGAGGAGAGAGAAAGAATCTTCCTCGAAGAACTGGCTCGAAAGAAAGCTCAAGAGGAAGAAGAAGGAGAGCGAAGGAGAGCGAAAGATGAGGAAGAAAAGGCGAAACAAAGCCAG GTTGCTCTTGAGAATGAATCAGATGGAGATGACGAGTGGGAATATGTAGAAGATGGGCCTCCCGAAATTATATGGCAAGGAAATGAGATAATTGTGAAGAGGAATAAAGTGAAAGTAAAAAAGAAGGATCCCAATCATGTGATTGTTAAAGAG GATCCCAATAGGCCAACATCCAATCCACTGCCTCCACAATCTGAAGTATTTGCTGACTACAAGAATGCTTCATCCCTTTCAGCACAGCAGTTGTTGGAGAATGTTGCTCTACAAACTCCGAATTTTGGAACTGAGCAG GATAAAGCTCATTGTCCTTTCCACCTAAAAACTGGGGCTTGTAGATTTGGTTCACGCTGCAGTAGGGTTCATTTTTATCCTGATAAATCCTGCACACTGCTCATGAAGAACATGTACGCTGGACCTGGTCTTGCTTGGGAGCAGGATGAGGGGCTTGAG TGTACAGATGAGGAAGTTGAACGTAGTTATGAGGAATTCTATGAGGATGTTCACACAGAATTTTTGAAGTTTGGAGAAATTATAAATTTCAAG GTGTGTAGAAACAGTTCATCTCATTTGCGAGGGAATGTTTATGTACACTACAAAGATATAGATTCTGCGGTGCTTGCTTATCGTTCTATTAATGGCCGTTACTTTGCTGGCAAACAG ATTACATGCGAGTTTGTTAGTGTAACAAAATGGAAGGTTGCCATATGTGGGGAATTCATGAAATCGAAGCTTAAG TCATGCTCTCGTGGAACGACGTGCAACTTCATCCACTGTTTCCGCAATCCTGGTGGGGATTATGAATGGGCAGATTTGGATAAACCACCGCCGAGATACTGGTTAAAGAAGATGGCTGCTTTGTTTGGATACACTGATGAGTCTGTCTATGATAGACGGCTTGAACTGAAAAACTCAGAATGGACGTTGAATTCCTACAAGATGCCGACAGCTGATTCTGACAG GCATCGCTCTGTAATGTCGGATTCAAGGGATAGAAGGTCTCGGTCAAGGGAGAACAGAAGTTCTAGGATCCACTATAGGGATTATGATGGTCATAAGAGGGCACATCAAGAGAGAGACGGCAGTATTGATAGGAAACGGCGCAAAATTCTTGATAAGAAACGATACGTAGAGGAAACAGGACAACATGAAGAGGAAACAAATCAACATGGTAAAAATAGATATCATAGTAGTGACTCTGATGGGGGTTTatctgagagagagagagagggagttaTTAGGCGCAGTCACAGCAGAAGGAAAAGATCAAGAATCCACCATAATGAAAAAATGGGGCATCGACATTGTAATGGTGACAGCAAAAGAGGGGTTAGCCATTCTGACTCTGATGATGATTTGCCTGAAaagagtagatatagagatgcAGGATCTGGAAACAAAGGGAGGGGCTCAAGACATTGGAAGGAAGATCAAAGTACAGATTCTAGTGATGAGTGGTTGAGTGAGATACGAGACAGAAATTGCCATCACAAGAAAACTAAAAGAAGAAGCAGGTCTAGGCGTCATGACAGTGCTCCATCATCACCCGATCGCCGGGATAAGAGAAGAGCAAGCCATGATAGTAATACTACTGGAGATTGGACTGCTGCTGCCACAGATAAAAGAAAGCCAAGTTCTAACAAGAGTGTCGATTCAGATAGGGATTACCAATATCATCATAATGAAGACATTGAGGAAAGAGGCCGATGGGAACCTGATGAAGGTGCTACTGCAACACTCTCTAAAAGTAGTTAA
- the LOC104087456 gene encoding zinc finger CCCH domain-containing protein 5 isoform X3, which yields MTEPISIEEDDQQVSELQQCGAAATICKNRKEKRKLTKKEKRKQKRKELAEKARQEEEAKLNDPKELRRIQLEEEKEKERLERERREFEERERIFLEELARKKAQEEEEGERRRAKDEEEKAKQSQVALENESDGDDEWEYVEDGPPEIIWQGNEIIVKRNKVKVKKKDPNHVIVKEDPNRPTSNPLPPQSEVFADYKNASSLSAQQLLENVALQTPNFGTEQDKAHCPFHLKTGACRFGSRCSRVHFYPDKSCTLLMKNMYAGPGLAWEQDEGLECTDEEVERSYEEFYEDVHTEFLKFGEIINFKITCEFVSVTKWKVAICGEFMKSKLKSCSRGTTCNFIHCFRNPGGDYEWADLDKPPPRYWLKKMAALFGYTDESVYDRRLELKNSEWTLNSYKMPTADSDRIDRHRSVMSDSRDRRSRSRENRSSRIHYRDYDGHKRAHQERDGSIDRKRRKILDKKRYVEETGQHEEETNQHGKNRYHSSDSDGGLSEREREGVIRRSHSRRKRSRIHHNEKMGHRHCNGDSKRGVSHSDSDDDLPEKSRYRDAGSGNKGRGSRHWKEDQSTDSSDEWLSEIRDRNCHHKKTKRRSRSRRHDSAPSSPDRRDKRRASHDSNTTGDWTAAATDKRKPSSNKSVDSDRDYQYHHNEDIEERGRWEPDEGATATLSKSS from the exons ATGACggaaccgatatcaatcgaagaagACGACCAGCAAGTATCGGAACTTCAACAGTGCGGTGCGGCGGCGACGATATGCAAAAATCGCAAGGAGAAACGGAAGTTGACGAAGAAGGAGAAGCGGAAGCAGAAAAGGAAGGAACTCGCCGAGAAGGCGCGCCAGGAAGAGGAGGCTAAGCTGAATGATCCGAAGGAGCTTCGCAGGATTCAGCTGGAGGAGGAGAAAGAGAAGGAGAGATTAGAGAGAGAAAGGAGAGAGTTTGAGGAGAGAGAAAGAATCTTCCTCGAAGAACTGGCTCGAAAGAAAGCTCAAGAGGAAGAAGAAGGAGAGCGAAGGAGAGCGAAAGATGAGGAAGAAAAGGCGAAACAAAGCCAG GTTGCTCTTGAGAATGAATCAGATGGAGATGACGAGTGGGAATATGTAGAAGATGGGCCTCCCGAAATTATATGGCAAGGAAATGAGATAATTGTGAAGAGGAATAAAGTGAAAGTAAAAAAGAAGGATCCCAATCATGTGATTGTTAAAGAG GATCCCAATAGGCCAACATCCAATCCACTGCCTCCACAATCTGAAGTATTTGCTGACTACAAGAATGCTTCATCCCTTTCAGCACAGCAGTTGTTGGAGAATGTTGCTCTACAAACTCCGAATTTTGGAACTGAGCAG GATAAAGCTCATTGTCCTTTCCACCTAAAAACTGGGGCTTGTAGATTTGGTTCACGCTGCAGTAGGGTTCATTTTTATCCTGATAAATCCTGCACACTGCTCATGAAGAACATGTACGCTGGACCTGGTCTTGCTTGGGAGCAGGATGAGGGGCTTGAG TGTACAGATGAGGAAGTTGAACGTAGTTATGAGGAATTCTATGAGGATGTTCACACAGAATTTTTGAAGTTTGGAGAAATTATAAATTTCAAG ATTACATGCGAGTTTGTTAGTGTAACAAAATGGAAGGTTGCCATATGTGGGGAATTCATGAAATCGAAGCTTAAG TCATGCTCTCGTGGAACGACGTGCAACTTCATCCACTGTTTCCGCAATCCTGGTGGGGATTATGAATGGGCAGATTTGGATAAACCACCGCCGAGATACTGGTTAAAGAAGATGGCTGCTTTGTTTGGATACACTGATGAGTCTGTCTATGATAGACGGCTTGAACTGAAAAACTCAGAATGGACGTTGAATTCCTACAAGATGCCGACAGCTGATTCTGACAG AATTGACAGGCATCGCTCTGTAATGTCGGATTCAAGGGATAGAAGGTCTCGGTCAAGGGAGAACAGAAGTTCTAGGATCCACTATAGGGATTATGATGGTCATAAGAGGGCACATCAAGAGAGAGACGGCAGTATTGATAGGAAACGGCGCAAAATTCTTGATAAGAAACGATACGTAGAGGAAACAGGACAACATGAAGAGGAAACAAATCAACATGGTAAAAATAGATATCATAGTAGTGACTCTGATGGGGGTTTatctgagagagagagagagggagttaTTAGGCGCAGTCACAGCAGAAGGAAAAGATCAAGAATCCACCATAATGAAAAAATGGGGCATCGACATTGTAATGGTGACAGCAAAAGAGGGGTTAGCCATTCTGACTCTGATGATGATTTGCCTGAAaagagtagatatagagatgcAGGATCTGGAAACAAAGGGAGGGGCTCAAGACATTGGAAGGAAGATCAAAGTACAGATTCTAGTGATGAGTGGTTGAGTGAGATACGAGACAGAAATTGCCATCACAAGAAAACTAAAAGAAGAAGCAGGTCTAGGCGTCATGACAGTGCTCCATCATCACCCGATCGCCGGGATAAGAGAAGAGCAAGCCATGATAGTAATACTACTGGAGATTGGACTGCTGCTGCCACAGATAAAAGAAAGCCAAGTTCTAACAAGAGTGTCGATTCAGATAGGGATTACCAATATCATCATAATGAAGACATTGAGGAAAGAGGCCGATGGGAACCTGATGAAGGTGCTACTGCAACACTCTCTAAAAGTAGTTAA
- the LOC104087456 gene encoding zinc finger CCCH domain-containing protein 5 isoform X1 translates to MTEPISIEEDDQQVSELQQCGAAATICKNRKEKRKLTKKEKRKQKRKELAEKARQEEEAKLNDPKELRRIQLEEEKEKERLERERREFEERERIFLEELARKKAQEEEEGERRRAKDEEEKAKQSQVALENESDGDDEWEYVEDGPPEIIWQGNEIIVKRNKVKVKKKDPNHVIVKEDPNRPTSNPLPPQSEVFADYKNASSLSAQQLLENVALQTPNFGTEQDKAHCPFHLKTGACRFGSRCSRVHFYPDKSCTLLMKNMYAGPGLAWEQDEGLECTDEEVERSYEEFYEDVHTEFLKFGEIINFKVCRNSSSHLRGNVYVHYKDIDSAVLAYRSINGRYFAGKQITCEFVSVTKWKVAICGEFMKSKLKSCSRGTTCNFIHCFRNPGGDYEWADLDKPPPRYWLKKMAALFGYTDESVYDRRLELKNSEWTLNSYKMPTADSDRIDRHRSVMSDSRDRRSRSRENRSSRIHYRDYDGHKRAHQERDGSIDRKRRKILDKKRYVEETGQHEEETNQHGKNRYHSSDSDGGLSEREREGVIRRSHSRRKRSRIHHNEKMGHRHCNGDSKRGVSHSDSDDDLPEKSRYRDAGSGNKGRGSRHWKEDQSTDSSDEWLSEIRDRNCHHKKTKRRSRSRRHDSAPSSPDRRDKRRASHDSNTTGDWTAAATDKRKPSSNKSVDSDRDYQYHHNEDIEERGRWEPDEGATATLSKSS, encoded by the exons ATGACggaaccgatatcaatcgaagaagACGACCAGCAAGTATCGGAACTTCAACAGTGCGGTGCGGCGGCGACGATATGCAAAAATCGCAAGGAGAAACGGAAGTTGACGAAGAAGGAGAAGCGGAAGCAGAAAAGGAAGGAACTCGCCGAGAAGGCGCGCCAGGAAGAGGAGGCTAAGCTGAATGATCCGAAGGAGCTTCGCAGGATTCAGCTGGAGGAGGAGAAAGAGAAGGAGAGATTAGAGAGAGAAAGGAGAGAGTTTGAGGAGAGAGAAAGAATCTTCCTCGAAGAACTGGCTCGAAAGAAAGCTCAAGAGGAAGAAGAAGGAGAGCGAAGGAGAGCGAAAGATGAGGAAGAAAAGGCGAAACAAAGCCAG GTTGCTCTTGAGAATGAATCAGATGGAGATGACGAGTGGGAATATGTAGAAGATGGGCCTCCCGAAATTATATGGCAAGGAAATGAGATAATTGTGAAGAGGAATAAAGTGAAAGTAAAAAAGAAGGATCCCAATCATGTGATTGTTAAAGAG GATCCCAATAGGCCAACATCCAATCCACTGCCTCCACAATCTGAAGTATTTGCTGACTACAAGAATGCTTCATCCCTTTCAGCACAGCAGTTGTTGGAGAATGTTGCTCTACAAACTCCGAATTTTGGAACTGAGCAG GATAAAGCTCATTGTCCTTTCCACCTAAAAACTGGGGCTTGTAGATTTGGTTCACGCTGCAGTAGGGTTCATTTTTATCCTGATAAATCCTGCACACTGCTCATGAAGAACATGTACGCTGGACCTGGTCTTGCTTGGGAGCAGGATGAGGGGCTTGAG TGTACAGATGAGGAAGTTGAACGTAGTTATGAGGAATTCTATGAGGATGTTCACACAGAATTTTTGAAGTTTGGAGAAATTATAAATTTCAAG GTGTGTAGAAACAGTTCATCTCATTTGCGAGGGAATGTTTATGTACACTACAAAGATATAGATTCTGCGGTGCTTGCTTATCGTTCTATTAATGGCCGTTACTTTGCTGGCAAACAG ATTACATGCGAGTTTGTTAGTGTAACAAAATGGAAGGTTGCCATATGTGGGGAATTCATGAAATCGAAGCTTAAG TCATGCTCTCGTGGAACGACGTGCAACTTCATCCACTGTTTCCGCAATCCTGGTGGGGATTATGAATGGGCAGATTTGGATAAACCACCGCCGAGATACTGGTTAAAGAAGATGGCTGCTTTGTTTGGATACACTGATGAGTCTGTCTATGATAGACGGCTTGAACTGAAAAACTCAGAATGGACGTTGAATTCCTACAAGATGCCGACAGCTGATTCTGACAG AATTGACAGGCATCGCTCTGTAATGTCGGATTCAAGGGATAGAAGGTCTCGGTCAAGGGAGAACAGAAGTTCTAGGATCCACTATAGGGATTATGATGGTCATAAGAGGGCACATCAAGAGAGAGACGGCAGTATTGATAGGAAACGGCGCAAAATTCTTGATAAGAAACGATACGTAGAGGAAACAGGACAACATGAAGAGGAAACAAATCAACATGGTAAAAATAGATATCATAGTAGTGACTCTGATGGGGGTTTatctgagagagagagagagggagttaTTAGGCGCAGTCACAGCAGAAGGAAAAGATCAAGAATCCACCATAATGAAAAAATGGGGCATCGACATTGTAATGGTGACAGCAAAAGAGGGGTTAGCCATTCTGACTCTGATGATGATTTGCCTGAAaagagtagatatagagatgcAGGATCTGGAAACAAAGGGAGGGGCTCAAGACATTGGAAGGAAGATCAAAGTACAGATTCTAGTGATGAGTGGTTGAGTGAGATACGAGACAGAAATTGCCATCACAAGAAAACTAAAAGAAGAAGCAGGTCTAGGCGTCATGACAGTGCTCCATCATCACCCGATCGCCGGGATAAGAGAAGAGCAAGCCATGATAGTAATACTACTGGAGATTGGACTGCTGCTGCCACAGATAAAAGAAAGCCAAGTTCTAACAAGAGTGTCGATTCAGATAGGGATTACCAATATCATCATAATGAAGACATTGAGGAAAGAGGCCGATGGGAACCTGATGAAGGTGCTACTGCAACACTCTCTAAAAGTAGTTAA
- the LOC138904240 gene encoding uncharacterized protein, which yields MVIKLVVGRSTLNVTSIYAPQVGLDEEVKRRFWEELDGVVRGTLPTEKLFIGGDFNGHIGSSSSGYSEVHGGFGCGVRNGGGTSLVDFTRAFELVIVNSIFPKKEEHLITFQSMVAKTQIDYLLLRRCDKGLCEDCKVIPSENLATQHRLLVMDIGILIKRKKRFVRGQPRIIWGALTKDTALELEGKLVAIGA from the coding sequence ATGGTGATTAAGTTAGTAGTTGGACGAAGCACTCTGAATGTCACTAGCATTTACGCGCCACAAGTGGGCTTGGACGAGGAGGTTAAAAGGCGATTTTGGGAGGAGTTGGATGGGGTGGTGCGGGGTACTCTGCCTACGGAGAAGTTAtttataggaggggatttcaatgggcatattgggtcgtCTTCTAGTGGCTATAGTGAGGTACACGGCGGCTTTGGCTGTGGGGTTAGGAACGGAGGAGGCACTTCACTGGTGGATTTCACTAGAGCTTTTGAGTTGGTGATCGTGAACTCTATTTTTCCGAAGAAGGAGGAGCATTTGATTACTTTTCAGAGTATGGTGGctaagactcagattgattatcttctcctcaggaggtgtgataAGGGGTTGTGCGAGGATTGTAAGGTGatcccgagtgagaacctcgCGACACAGCATAGACTCTTGGTGATGGATATCGGTATCTTGATAAAGAGGAAGAAGAGATTTGTACGGGGTCAACCAAGGATCATATGGGGAGCCTTGACTAAGGATACTGCGCTGGAGTTGGAGGGGAAATTGGTGGCGATAGGAGCCTAG